The Alkalibacter saccharofermentans DSM 14828 genome includes a window with the following:
- the rfbA gene encoding glucose-1-phosphate thymidylyltransferase RfbA, which translates to MKGIILAGGSGTRLYPLTMVTSKQLLPVYDKPMIYYPLSVLMLAGIKEILIISTPTDLPNFEKLLGDGSEFGITLSYAEQPSPDGLAQAFIIGEEFIGDDNVAMILGDNIYYGNGFTPILKEAAENAKNGKATIFGYYVHDPERFGIVEFDDSGKVISVEEKPKNPKSNYCITGLYFYDNRVVDFAKKVKPSHRGELEITDLNRMYLEDETLNVKLLGRGFAWLDTGTMDSLVEAAEFVQMIEKRQSIKISALEEIAYHNEWIDRETLLTSAEKYGKSPYGEHLKKVAEGKIHY; encoded by the coding sequence ATGAAAGGCATAATTTTAGCAGGTGGTTCAGGAACAAGATTATACCCATTAACTATGGTAACGAGTAAGCAATTGCTACCGGTTTATGACAAACCAATGATATACTATCCATTATCAGTACTAATGCTGGCAGGAATTAAAGAAATTTTAATAATATCGACTCCAACTGATCTTCCAAATTTTGAGAAATTATTAGGAGATGGAAGTGAATTTGGCATAACACTAAGCTATGCCGAACAGCCTTCGCCGGATGGCTTAGCACAAGCTTTTATTATTGGAGAAGAGTTTATTGGTGATGATAATGTAGCGATGATTCTAGGTGATAACATTTACTACGGAAATGGATTTACACCTATCTTAAAAGAAGCTGCTGAGAATGCTAAAAATGGTAAAGCCACTATCTTTGGGTATTATGTTCATGATCCAGAACGCTTTGGAATTGTAGAATTTGATGATAGTGGAAAGGTTATTTCAGTTGAGGAAAAGCCAAAGAATCCAAAATCAAACTACTGTATCACAGGTCTATATTTCTACGATAACAGAGTGGTAGACTTCGCTAAAAAAGTAAAGCCGTCACATAGAGGAGAACTTGAAATAACAGACTTAAATAGAATGTATTTAGAAGATGAAACGCTTAATGTAAAACTATTAGGACGTGGATTTGCTTGGTTAGATACCGGAACAATGGACAGTTTAGTAGAAGCTGCAGAATTTGTTCAAATGATTGAAAAGAGACAAAGTATTAAAATTTCAGCTCTTGAAGAAATAGCATACCATAATGAATGGATTGATAGAGAAACTCTTTTAACTTCTGCAGAAAAATATGGCAAATCACCATACGGAGAACATTTAAAGAAGGTCGCTGAAGGCAAAATTCATTATTAG
- the rfbC gene encoding dTDP-4-dehydrorhamnose 3,5-epimerase, with product MYIIKTDIEDVLIIEPKVFGDHRGWFTETYSKEKFREFGIDIDFIQDNHSLSAQKGTLRGLHFQLDPKAQTKLVRCTKGKILDVAVDIREGSPTYKKWVAVELTEENKKQLLIPKGFAHGFLTLTDDVEVQYKVDEYYSPENDRSIRYDDPEIGVVWDVDCPILSDKDLNAPLLKESDINFKY from the coding sequence ATGTATATTATAAAGACAGATATTGAAGACGTACTTATTATCGAGCCAAAGGTTTTTGGAGATCATAGGGGATGGTTTACAGAAACATACTCTAAAGAGAAGTTCAGAGAGTTTGGTATTGATATTGACTTTATTCAAGACAATCATTCTCTTTCAGCACAGAAAGGAACATTGAGAGGACTTCATTTTCAGCTTGATCCTAAAGCACAGACCAAGCTTGTCAGATGTACTAAAGGTAAAATATTGGATGTAGCTGTAGACATAAGAGAAGGATCACCTACATACAAAAAATGGGTTGCGGTGGAATTAACAGAAGAAAATAAAAAACAGCTGCTAATCCCAAAAGGCTTTGCGCATGGTTTTTTAACACTTACTGATGATGTTGAAGTGCAATATAAAGTAGATGAGTATTATTCTCCTGAAAATGATAGAAGTATCAGATATGATGATCCGGAAATAGGAGTAGTGTGGGATGTAGATTGTCCAATTTTGTCTGATAAAGATTTAAATGCACCTTTATTAAAAGAAAGCGACATAAATTTTAAGTATTAG
- the rfbB gene encoding dTDP-glucose 4,6-dehydratase, which yields MNILVTGGAGFIGSNFVFHMLKEHPTYRVVCLDALTYAGNLSTLEPVMENGNFKFVKGDITDRELVEKLFKEEKFDFVVNFAAESHVDRSIEDPGIFLKTNILGTQVLMDASRKYGVKRFHQVSTDEVYGDLPLDRPDLFFTEETPIHTSSPYSASKASADLLVQAYHRTFGLPITISRCSNNYGPYHFPEKLIPLMISRALNDENLPVYGKGENVRDWLYVGDHCTAIDLILHKGKEGEVYNIGGHNEKTNLDVVKAILNELEKPESLITYVKDRAGHDMRYAIDPSKTRKELGWEPTTLFDEGIKETIKWYLDNRSWWENIISGDYKDYYVKMYGDREGEE from the coding sequence ATGAATATATTAGTAACAGGTGGAGCTGGATTTATAGGAAGTAACTTTGTTTTTCATATGCTCAAAGAGCATCCAACATATAGAGTCGTTTGTTTAGATGCATTAACATACGCTGGGAATTTATCTACTTTAGAACCAGTAATGGAGAATGGTAACTTTAAATTCGTAAAAGGTGACATAACAGATAGAGAATTAGTAGAAAAGCTTTTTAAAGAAGAAAAATTCGATTTTGTAGTTAATTTTGCTGCAGAATCTCACGTAGATAGATCAATTGAAGATCCAGGCATATTTTTGAAAACTAATATTTTAGGTACTCAAGTGTTAATGGATGCTTCCAGAAAGTATGGAGTTAAGAGATTCCATCAGGTTTCAACAGATGAAGTATATGGGGATTTACCACTTGATAGGCCTGATTTATTCTTCACAGAAGAAACACCAATTCATACGTCTTCTCCATATTCGGCATCGAAAGCATCAGCAGACTTATTGGTACAGGCTTACCACAGAACGTTTGGTTTACCAATTACAATATCAAGGTGTTCTAATAACTATGGCCCATATCACTTTCCGGAAAAATTGATTCCCCTTATGATATCTAGAGCACTTAATGATGAAAATCTACCTGTATACGGTAAAGGTGAAAATGTTCGTGATTGGCTTTATGTGGGGGATCATTGCACTGCCATAGACCTTATACTTCATAAAGGAAAAGAGGGAGAAGTATACAATATTGGCGGACACAACGAAAAAACAAATTTAGATGTCGTTAAAGCAATTCTTAATGAGCTAGAGAAACCGGAATCGCTCATAACTTATGTAAAAGACAGAGCTGGGCATGATATGCGTTATGCGATTGATCCATCAAAAACGAGAAAAGAACTAGGTTGGGAGCCAACAACTCTATTTGATGAAGGAATTAAGGAAACTATTAAATGGTACCTTGATAATCGTTCATGGTGGGAAAATATCATATCAGGCGATTACAAAGATTACTATGTGAAGATGTACGGTGACAGAGAAGGTGAAGAATAA
- the rfbD gene encoding dTDP-4-dehydrorhamnose reductase → MKVLVTGANGQLGFDVIKRLDSEGKDYLGTDRESLDITNIEQVKRVISDYNPDAVIHCAAYTSVDKAEDEKELCYSVNVLGTKYVAEACKEINAKMVYISTDYVFDGEGDKPFEVTDKPNPINYYGQTKYEGELEVQKSLDKYFVVRISWVFGSNGNNFVKTMLRLGKERDEISVVADQIGSPTYTPDLAKLLVEMLDTDKYGVYHASNDGYCSWYEFACEIFKQAEMDVKVNPIKTDDYPTKARRPKNSRLSKKSIYAISKQPLLEWQKSIRSYLYESNS, encoded by the coding sequence ATGAAGGTCCTGGTAACTGGCGCTAATGGACAATTGGGATTTGATGTAATAAAACGGTTAGATTCTGAAGGTAAAGATTACCTAGGTACCGATAGAGAATCTTTAGACATCACAAATATTGAACAAGTGAAAAGGGTTATAAGTGATTATAACCCTGATGCTGTCATTCACTGTGCAGCTTATACTTCTGTAGATAAGGCAGAAGATGAGAAAGAATTGTGTTATTCAGTAAATGTTTTAGGAACAAAGTATGTAGCTGAAGCATGTAAAGAAATAAATGCAAAGATGGTTTATATTAGCACTGATTATGTGTTTGATGGTGAAGGAGACAAGCCTTTTGAAGTCACAGACAAGCCAAATCCAATTAATTACTATGGTCAGACAAAATATGAAGGTGAATTAGAGGTTCAAAAATCTTTAGATAAATATTTTGTTGTGAGAATTTCTTGGGTTTTTGGAAGTAATGGCAATAACTTTGTTAAGACTATGCTCAGATTAGGTAAAGAGAGAGATGAAATTTCTGTCGTGGCAGATCAAATTGGATCTCCAACATATACTCCTGACTTAGCAAAGTTGCTAGTTGAAATGCTGGATACTGATAAGTATGGAGTTTATCATGCATCAAATGATGGCTATTGTAGTTGGTACGAATTTGCATGTGAGATATTTAAGCAAGCTGAGATGGATGTCAAAGTAAATCCAATAAAGACAGATGACTATCCAACAAAAGCTAGAAGACCAAAGAATTCGAGATTATCAAAAAAAAGCATATATGCAATTTCAAAGCAGCCTTTGCTAGAGTGGCAAAAATCAATTAGGAGTTATTTGTATGAATCCAACTCTTAG
- a CDS encoding glycosyltransferase family 2 protein yields the protein MNPTLSIIVPVYNVEDYLTQCIESVLNQKYQDFELILVNDGSSDSSGDICNQYANNDSRVTVKHKDNGGQSSARNVGLDIAKGKYIGFVDSDDWIHYEMYERLIKHALIHQSDIVACNFQVMKKDGSFEPYTKYAEDKEYNRKEAMAEIFKNEVLTFSPCNKIYRSQLFDKVRFIEGIILEDKDISYKLIDVSNKVSYIKDSLYFYRYNAGSTLRSAFSFRRLDEFKVQLDMYNYYKHKYKEVADLVYYDVFDIGSYLYSQIKKSGEDSVDIREYNYLIEFKFDILTRLIKNKQISIIKRLKLLITIISPKLWIFLRILKDNFVQL from the coding sequence ATGAATCCAACTCTTAGTATTATTGTACCAGTTTATAATGTTGAGGATTACTTAACTCAATGTATTGAATCAGTATTAAATCAGAAATATCAAGATTTTGAATTGATTTTAGTAAATGATGGATCTTCTGACTCAAGCGGGGATATTTGCAATCAATACGCAAATAATGACAGTAGGGTAACAGTTAAGCATAAAGATAATGGGGGACAATCTTCAGCTCGGAATGTTGGTCTTGATATTGCGAAGGGGAAATATATTGGGTTTGTGGATAGTGATGATTGGATTCACTACGAGATGTATGAACGATTAATAAAACACGCATTAATTCATCAATCTGATATTGTTGCGTGTAATTTCCAGGTAATGAAAAAAGACGGAAGTTTTGAGCCATACACTAAGTACGCAGAAGATAAAGAGTATAATCGTAAAGAAGCTATGGCGGAAATATTTAAAAATGAAGTTTTAACCTTTAGTCCATGTAATAAAATTTACAGAAGTCAATTATTCGATAAAGTTAGATTTATTGAAGGTATAATTTTAGAAGATAAAGATATTTCTTATAAACTTATAGATGTCTCAAACAAGGTATCATATATTAAGGATTCCTTATATTTTTACAGATATAATGCAGGAAGCACGCTAAGAAGTGCATTTAGTTTTAGAAGATTAGACGAATTTAAAGTGCAATTAGATATGTATAATTATTATAAACATAAATATAAAGAAGTCGCTGATTTGGTGTATTATGATGTGTTTGATATAGGAAGCTACTTGTACTCGCAAATAAAAAAATCAGGTGAAGATAGTGTTGATATTAGGGAATATAATTACTTAATAGAATTCAAATTCGATATTTTGACCCGATTGATTAAAAATAAGCAAATATCAATTATTAAAAGATTGAAGTTGTTAATTACAATAATTTCGCCAAAGTTGTGGATATTTTTAAGAATTTTAAAAGACAATTTTGTGCAATTGTAG